From the Scophthalmus maximus strain ysfricsl-2021 chromosome 11, ASM2237912v1, whole genome shotgun sequence genome, one window contains:
- the LOC118299549 gene encoding CLOCK-interacting pacemaker-like isoform X2 — protein MAKEQSCSHRDGARAASSKNAKDESNSTTLLAMRDAKDADESSGSSSRYSSEKDSGFSDGSDWQQTDVDDQHSDKGRTKDGERADASQPDQNREREQGSPGNLTPMPEGRKQFSIFKNMVLTQPDTVQKEVHLLWTNRSSATRQVILCQQPVVLPTAAPQLHAPVSRRSVVMGKKINSYPRIAPHPNRKPPDKPSSSDDPQDLRRSESSPGTGGLPERHQGDTVSSSSSAAASSSHASSSASRGRHRSGVASARHRRFLNMVKVLRQSGLLHITLRTKELQRQSDAVGQDVAQLRRHVELLCEAACRPPDGAAALERLHRAMAESRSYPDLNLIPPHPESSSGRPQSIASGDEDAAAPPSRLVTIVLNPNCPTWQQARSERSRELNAFMSPDSSTG, from the exons ATGGCAAAGGAACAGTCTTGCTCGCACAGGGACGGTGCTCGCGCTGCGTCCAGCAAGAACGCCAAAGACGAGAGCAACAGCACGACCTTGCTGGCGATGCGCGATGCCAAAGATGCCGACGAGTCCAGCGGAAGCAGCTCCCGTTACAGCTCGGAGAAAGACTCCGGCTTCTCCG ACGGCTCAGACTGGCAGCAGACGGACGTGGACGACCAGCACAGCGACAAAGGCCGGACCAAAGACGGCGAGCGTGCAGACGCTTCACAGCCGGATCAGAACCGAGAGCGTGAACAGGGAAGTCCTGGGAATCTGACCCCGATGCCAGAAGGGCGCAAACAATTCTCCATATTTAAGAACATGGTGCTGACACAG CCGGACACGGTCCAGAAAGAAGTTCATCTTCTCTGGACAAACAGAAGTTCTGCCACTCGCCAAGTGATTCTCTGCCAGCAGCCCGTCGTGTTGCCGACCGCCGCCCCGCAGCTCCACGCGCCCGTGTCTCGGAGATCCGTCGTCATGGGGAAGAAAATAAACTCCTACCCCCGCATCGCACCTCATCCCAACAGGAAGCCGCCCGACAAACCTTCGTCAAGCGACGATCCCCAGGATCTGAGAAGGAGTGAGAGCTCACCTGGGACCGGGGGTCTACCTGAGCGACACCAGGGAGACACcgtgtcctcctccagctccgctGCTGCTTCCTCCAGCCACGCATCCTCCTCCGCGTCCAGAGGACGTCACAGGAGCGGCGTCGCCAGCGCTCGCCACCGCCGCTTCCTCAACATGGTGAAGGTCCTCCGACAGTCGGGTTTGCTACACATTACGCTGCGCACCAAGGAGCTGCAGCGCCAGAGCGACGCCGTGGGGCAGGACGTCGCCCAGCTTCGACGGCACGTGGAGCTGCTGTGCGAGGCCGCCTGCCGCCCCCCGGACGGTGCAGCGGCCTTGGAGCGTCTGCACAGAGCCATGGCCGAGTCCCGCAGCTACCCAGACCTCAACCTCATCCCGCCTCATCCAGAATCTTCTTCTGGTCGACCTCAAAGTATTGCCTCAGGTGACGAGGACGCCGCCGCGCCGCCGTCTCGCCTCGTCACCATTGTACTGAACCCGAACTGTCCCACGTGGCAGCAGGCTCGGTCCGAACGCAGTAGGGAGCTCAACGCCTTCATGTCACCTGACAGTTCTACGGGTTAG
- the LOC118299549 gene encoding CLOCK-interacting pacemaker-like isoform X1 produces MAKEQSCSHRDGARAASSKNAKDESNSTTLLAMRDAKDADESSGSSSRYSSEKDSGFSDGSDWQQTDVDDQHSDKGRTKDGERADASQPDQNREREQGSPGNLTPMPEGRKQFSIFKNMVLTQQPDTVQKEVHLLWTNRSSATRQVILCQQPVVLPTAAPQLHAPVSRRSVVMGKKINSYPRIAPHPNRKPPDKPSSSDDPQDLRRSESSPGTGGLPERHQGDTVSSSSSAAASSSHASSSASRGRHRSGVASARHRRFLNMVKVLRQSGLLHITLRTKELQRQSDAVGQDVAQLRRHVELLCEAACRPPDGAAALERLHRAMAESRSYPDLNLIPPHPESSSGRPQSIASGDEDAAAPPSRLVTIVLNPNCPTWQQARSERSRELNAFMSPDSSTG; encoded by the exons ATGGCAAAGGAACAGTCTTGCTCGCACAGGGACGGTGCTCGCGCTGCGTCCAGCAAGAACGCCAAAGACGAGAGCAACAGCACGACCTTGCTGGCGATGCGCGATGCCAAAGATGCCGACGAGTCCAGCGGAAGCAGCTCCCGTTACAGCTCGGAGAAAGACTCCGGCTTCTCCG ACGGCTCAGACTGGCAGCAGACGGACGTGGACGACCAGCACAGCGACAAAGGCCGGACCAAAGACGGCGAGCGTGCAGACGCTTCACAGCCGGATCAGAACCGAGAGCGTGAACAGGGAAGTCCTGGGAATCTGACCCCGATGCCAGAAGGGCGCAAACAATTCTCCATATTTAAGAACATGGTGCTGACACAG CAGCCGGACACGGTCCAGAAAGAAGTTCATCTTCTCTGGACAAACAGAAGTTCTGCCACTCGCCAAGTGATTCTCTGCCAGCAGCCCGTCGTGTTGCCGACCGCCGCCCCGCAGCTCCACGCGCCCGTGTCTCGGAGATCCGTCGTCATGGGGAAGAAAATAAACTCCTACCCCCGCATCGCACCTCATCCCAACAGGAAGCCGCCCGACAAACCTTCGTCAAGCGACGATCCCCAGGATCTGAGAAGGAGTGAGAGCTCACCTGGGACCGGGGGTCTACCTGAGCGACACCAGGGAGACACcgtgtcctcctccagctccgctGCTGCTTCCTCCAGCCACGCATCCTCCTCCGCGTCCAGAGGACGTCACAGGAGCGGCGTCGCCAGCGCTCGCCACCGCCGCTTCCTCAACATGGTGAAGGTCCTCCGACAGTCGGGTTTGCTACACATTACGCTGCGCACCAAGGAGCTGCAGCGCCAGAGCGACGCCGTGGGGCAGGACGTCGCCCAGCTTCGACGGCACGTGGAGCTGCTGTGCGAGGCCGCCTGCCGCCCCCCGGACGGTGCAGCGGCCTTGGAGCGTCTGCACAGAGCCATGGCCGAGTCCCGCAGCTACCCAGACCTCAACCTCATCCCGCCTCATCCAGAATCTTCTTCTGGTCGACCTCAAAGTATTGCCTCAGGTGACGAGGACGCCGCCGCGCCGCCGTCTCGCCTCGTCACCATTGTACTGAACCCGAACTGTCCCACGTGGCAGCAGGCTCGGTCCGAACGCAGTAGGGAGCTCAACGCCTTCATGTCACCTGACAGTTCTACGGGTTAG
- the LOC118299548 gene encoding sodium- and chloride-dependent GABA transporter 2-like: MNKKRPTENKQEGVEERGHWGSKVEFLLAVAGNVVGLGNVWRFPYLCYKNGGGAFLVPYVVFVVTCGVPLFLLETTIGQYTQEGGITCWRKLCPLAEGIGYGGQLILLYSCMTYILILSWALFYLVFSFSSQLPWASCDNDWNTDACVDFSSRNKSIQWTNQTNSSSAATEFWERRVLAISGGIEQIGSVRWEVLLCVIAMWVTCYFCVWKGVRSTGKVVYFTATFPYAMLVVLLIRGLSLPGALQGVLFYLLPEPSRLTDPQVWMEAGAQIFFSYSIGVGSLTVLGSYNTYNNNCYRDCLWLCLLNSGTSVVAGFAVFSVLGFMAHEQGIPISEVAESGPGLAFIAYPQAVAMMPLPQVWSICFFVMLILLGLDTQFVAMEVVMTSITDMFPAVMRRAGRRERFLLLFCLTCFFCQLVMITEGGMYVFQMFDYYACNGACILFLCVFETLALGWVFGVERLYGIIKDMTGVSANPFFKVCWLYLTPLVSLGSFIFSLVEYQPLTFNRWYVYPDWAYVLGWLLALSSILLVPGWALYKLGTGTGSLRQRVRELCRPDHDFQLTRGKEAELQLVGGEDTKCFTG, translated from the exons atgaataaaaaaaggccaaCGGAAAACAAGCAGGAAGGAGTGGAGGAGCGAGGACACTGGGGCAGCAAGGTGGAGTTTCTACTGGCCGTGGCGGGAAACGTTGTCGGCCTGGGCAACGTGTGGAGGTTCCCTTACCTCTGCTACAAAAATGGAGGAG GTGCGTTCCTGGTGCCCTATGTGGTCTTTGTGGTGACCTGTGGTGTACCCCTGTTCCTGCTGGAGACCACCATCGGCCAGTACACCCAGGAGGGCGGCATCACCTGCTGGAGGAAGCTGTGTCCACTGGCAGAAG GAATCGGCTACGGCGGACAGCTGATCCTCCTCTACAGCTGCATGACCTACATCCTCATCCTGTCCTGGGCCTTGTTCTACCTGGTGTTCTCCTTCAGCTCCCAGCTGCCCTGGGCCAGCTGCGACAACGACTGGAACACAG ATGCCTGCGTAGACTTCTCATCGAGAAACAAGAGCATCCAGTGGACCAACCAGACCAACTCGTCCTCTGCCGCCACAGAATTCTGGGA ACGACGAGTGCTGGCTATCTCCGGGGGGATCGAGCAGATCGGCAGCGTCCGGTGGGAGGTGCTGCTCTGTGTCATTGCCATGTGGGTCACCTGCTACTTCTGCGTCTGGAAAGGAGTCAGATCCACAGGAAAG gtGGTCTATTTCACTGCCACCTTCCCCTACGCGATGCTGGTGGTCCTCCTGATCCGTGGCCTGTCTCTTCCCGGCGCCCTACAAGGAGTCCTGTTCTATCTGCTGCCCGAACCCTCGCGACTCACAGACCCTCAG GTGTGGATGGAGGCCGGGGCTCAGATCTTCTTCTCGTACAGTATCGGCGTGGGCTCCTTGACGGTGCTCGGCAGCTACAacacctacaacaacaactgctacaG AGACTGTCTGTGGCTGTGTTTGCTGAACAGCGGCACCAGCGTGGTCGCCGGCTTCGCGGTCTTCTCAGTGCTGGGGTTCATGGCCCACGAGCAAGGCATTCCCATTTCAGAGGTGGCCGAGTCAG GTCCTGGTCTGGCCTTCATCGCGTACCCTCAGGCCGTGGCCATGATGCCTCTGCCTCAAGTGTGGTCCATCTGTTTCTTTGTCATGCTCATTCTCTTGGGCCTGGACACACAA TTCGTTGCTATGGAGGTGGTGATGACATCCATCACGGACATGTTTCCTGCCGTGATGCGCCGAGCGGGCCGGCGGGAacgtttcctcctcctcttctgcctcaCGTGCTTCTTTTGTCAGCTTGTCATGATCACCGAG GGAGGGATGTACGTGTTCCAGATGTTTGACTACTACGCTTGTAACGGAGCCtgcatcctcttcctctgtgtgtttgaaacCCTGGCACTGGGATGGGTCTTCG GGGTCGAGCGGTTGTACGGCATCATCAAGGACATGACGGGGGTCAGCGCCAACCCCTTCTTCAAAGTCTGCTGGCTCTACCTCACACCGCTCGTCTCACTG ggctcttttatattttctttagtGGAGTACCAGCCCCTGACCTTCAACCGCTGGTACGTGTACCCGGACTGGGCCTACGTGCTGGGCTGGCTGCTTGCCCTGTCCTCCATCCTGCTCGTGCCGGGCTGGGCTCTGTACAAGCTGGGAACCGGGACCGGAAGCCTCCGTCAG CGTGTCCGTGAGCTGTGTCGGCCCGACCACGACTTCCAGCTGACCAGAGGGAAAGAAGCCGAGCTGCAGCTCGTCGGAGGGGAAGATACGAAGTGTTTCACAGGGTGA